The proteins below are encoded in one region of Aspergillus nidulans FGSC A4 chromosome III:
- a CDS encoding uncharacterized protein (transcript_id=CADANIAT00006287), producing MAVRSCDEIKPSCSRCILTMQKCVYAAPAATTQSSGPASNTQRNQLSLSSLLPTTPTSPGGRLSPSPLPFEAPQLPFSPPGQQRQQQLLLPTRQTEIDSSDTGLYHHYLQHTSRNLTANRQDHHAIQICLPTLALRSRTVYHSMLALSAACMCCDLIYREPPPEVTTVSEILMTGYRHYNLASERLRELISRPSAANAEPLLAAPPLLVPFVTSSQQVNHWISNRTAGGVEQVRKRLSSTPRDVIVISRGISATVRALETSTSPYSQLATPEALDSLDEYGTVAVSPCISTSVPPSHSHPMYPIIKSTSQPAFAKLQDRISLALVYDPGNRSLATCADAFKVLSTLRTGVFPQDQSSPPLLLPPSMTQMPTLPQVAPWLVSFTARPSTPSPTDHMTRPLLSFLVHAPQAYLDFVLPLLDQRLEGPAPSETGSADKAQAGLELNVEQALALDIYAHWSVLMFLVSEESWWIGKLPDITLAGLVNRFGDNFVRKHWPDDGGRVDGEGEGEGIGEWWPGSMLRIHREIGRYRS from the exons ATGGCTGTGCGGAGT TGCGATGAAATCAAGCCATCGTGTTCGCGGTGTATCTTAACGATGCAGAAATGCGTCTACGCGGCACCAGCCGCGACGACGCAGTCGTCTGGGCCTGCATCGAATACTCAGAGGAACCAGCTCTCGCTATCATCACTGCTGCCGACCACGCCCACCAGCCCTGGCGGCAGACTTTCGCCATCTCCCCTGCCATTTGAAGCACCACAGCTGCCGTTCTCGCCTCCTggacagcagcggcagcagcagctgctgctgccgacTCGCCAGACCGAGATTGACAGCTCTGATACCGGCCTCTACCACCATTACCTGCAACATACGAGCCGCAACCTGACTGCTAATCGGCAAGATCACCATGCAATTCAGATCTGCCTGCCGACACTCGCATTGCGCAGCAGGACCGTCTATCATTCCATGCTCGCTCTCTCAGCAGCGTGTATGTGCTGTGACCTGATCTACAGGGAACCGCCGCCAGAAGTCACTACCGTGAGCGAGATCCTCATGACCGGGTACCGCCACTATAACCTCGCCAGCGAGCGGCTGCGTGAGTTGATATCAAGACCCAGTGCTGCAAACGCTGAGCCTCTACTGGCCGCGCCGCCATTGCTCGTCCCGTTCGTCACCTCCAGCCAACAGGTCAACCACTGGATCTCAAATAGGACCGCCGGCGGGGTAGAGCAAGTCCGGAAACGTCTGTCCTCCACGCCGAGAGACGTGATTGTCATCTCGCGCGGGATCAGCGCTACTGTCAGAGCGCTGGAAACGAGCACAAGCCCGTACTCACAGCTCGCAACACCCGAGGCGCTCGATTCACTGGACGAGTACGGCACCGTCGCCGTCTCGCCCTGCATATCTACATCTGTACCACCTTCCCATTCGCATCCGATGTACCCCATCATCAAGTCAACGAGCCAACCTGCCTTTGCAAAGCTGCAGGATCGTATAAGCCTCGCCCTGGTATATGACCCAGGCAACCGTTCTCTCGCTACCTGCGCCGACGCTTTCAAAGTCCTGTCGACCCTCCGGACGGGCGTCTTCCCTCAAGACCAGTCTAGTccaccccttctccttccacccTCGATGACACAGATGCCTACCCTTCCTCAGGTAGCCCCTTGGCTGGTATCGTTCACAGCCCGCCCTTCGACGCCTTCACCGACAGACCACATGACACGTCCGTTGCTGAGCTTCCTTGTCCACGCACCACAGGCATACCTCGATTTCgtcctgccgctgctggatcaGCGTCTCGAGGGGCCGGCGCCAAGCGAGACAGGCAGCGCGGATAAAGCCCAGGCGGGGCTGGAGCTGAACGTTGAGCAAGCCCTGGCCCTCGACATCTACGCACATTGGTCGGTGCTCATGTTTCTAGTGAGCGAAGAGAGCTGGTGGATAGGCAAATTGCCGGACATCACGCTTGCGGGTTTGGTGAATCGGTTTGGGGATAACTTTGTGCGGAAACACTGGCCTGATGATGGTGGTagagtggatggagaaggggagggagaagggataGGAGAGTGGTGGCCGGGAAGTATGCTACGAATCCACAGGGAAATTGGACGGTACCGATCATGA
- a CDS encoding uncharacterized protein (transcript_id=CADANIAT00006288), with protein sequence MVSLRAVRAHNASLKSLGANLVAVFVGGTSGISLSTALSLARHTVSPTIYLIGQSRQAAESAVRSIRALNPSAEAIFLLSDISLMKNVDQICKQIESRGRYVNIVFMTPGYLTLRGRDETTEGLDRKFALHYYARMRFVNRLLPLLESAADKIPSASLKCGHHASLMTNFYLEEMARRYKNTSFVHAYPSGVNTGILRGLPGGQIARSFLSVLLKPFMVPLEESGERHLFAATSRKFPCAARGKGTDGDQEDVAPGSGGRPGSGCYWVNWDGEVFPEHASIKQKRAEGAVERVVEHTEEVLRRVCENSSPQ encoded by the exons ATGGTCTCTCTCCGAGCAGTGCGCGCCCACAACGCGTCCCTGAAATCCCTTGGGGCGAATCTCGTCGCCGTATTTG TTGGCGGAACATCCGGCATATCTCTCTCCACAGCCCTTTCCCTCGCGCGCCACACCGTCTCCCCCACGATCTACTTGATCGGACAGAGCAGACAAGCCGCTGAGAGCGCGGTTCGCTCGATCAGAGCGCTGAATCCGTCCGCTGAGGCGATCTTCCTGCTATCAGACATTTCGCTGATGAAGAACGTGGATCAGATCTGTAAGCAGATAGAATCTAGGGGAAGATATGTCAACATCGTCTTCATGACGCCCGGTTACTTGACCCTCAGGGGCAGAGATGAGACGACTGAAGGGCTGGATCGGAAATTTGCGCTTCATTACTATGCGCGCATGCGCTTCGTCAACCGGTTACTCCCGCTTCTTGAATCTGCTGCGGACAA GATACCTTCAGCCTCATTAAAGTGCGGCCACCATGCCTCGCTCATGACCAATTTCTacttggaggagatggcaCGGCGATACAAAAATACGTCGTTTGTGCACGCGTATCCCTCTGGGGTGAATACCGGGATTTTGCGCGGTTTGCCCGGTGGACAGATCGCCAGAAGCTTCCTGAGCGTGCTCCTGAAGCCGTTCATGGTGCCACTCGAAGAAAGCGGGGAGAGACATCTGTTCGCCGCGACGAGTAGGAAGTTTCCCTGTGCTGCCAGGGGTAAAGGCACTGACGGCGACCAGGAAGACGTAGCCCCGGGGAGCGGTGGCAGGCCAGGCAGTGGATGCTACTGGGTCAATTGGGATGGGGAGGTCTTTCCGGAGCACGCGAGCATCAAGCAAAAGAGAGCAGAGGGCGCTGTTGAGAGGGTTGTAGAGCATACCGAAGAGGTTCTCAGGCGCGTTTGCGAGAACAGTTCCCCGCAATAG
- a CDS encoding carbon-nitrogen hydrolase family protein (transcript_id=CADANIAT00006289): protein MSPVLKKYKAAAVNAEPGWFDLEESVRRTIHWINEAGRNRCKLIAFPELWIPGYPYWMWKVNYQESLPLLKKYRENSLLSDSEEMRRIREAARANKIYVSLGYSEVDLASLYTTQVLISPAGNILNHRRKIRATHVERLVFGDGTGDTTESVVQTEIGRVGHLNCWENMNPFMKSYAASLGEQVHVAAWPLYPGKETLKYPDPYTNVAEANCDALANELPQLVTPAYAIETGTYTLAPWQTITEEGIKLNTPPGKPLEDPNIYNGHGRIFAPDGRNLVPHPAKDFQGLLYVDIDLDEIHLTKSLADFGGHYMRPDLIRLLVDGNRKDLVVSEDRINGGIKYTSTMDRVGLTKPLEAPKPTDQKE, encoded by the exons ATGTCCCCAGTCCTCAAGAAGTACAaagccgccgccgtcaaCGCTGAACCCGGCTGGTTCGACCTTGAAGAGTCCGTTCGCCGGACCATTCACTGGATCAACGAGGCCGGCCGGAATCGCTGCAAACTGATTGCCTTCCCTGAGCTCTGGATCCCCGGTTATCCCTATTGGATGTGGAAAGTCAACTACCAGGAATCTCTCCCGCTATTGAAAAAGTATCGCGAGAACAGCCTTCTCTCCGACTCGGAGGAGATGCGACGTATCAGAGAAGCCGCGCGGGCCAACAAGATCTACGTGTCTCTCGGCTACTCCGAGGTCGATCTCGCGAGCCTGTACACCACTCAGGTGCTCATCTCACCGGCTGGGAATATCCTCAACCACCGCCGCAAGATCCGCGCCACGCACGTTGAGCGTCTCGTGTTTGGAGACGGCACCGGCGATACTACTGAGTCTGTTGTCCAGACTGAGATCGGCCGGGTCGGACACCTCAACTGCTGGGAGAACATGAACCCGTTCATGAAGAGCTACGCGGCCTCGCTTGGTGAGCAGGTGCACGTTGCCGCGTGGCCGTTGTATCCCGGCAAGGAGACGCTGAAGTACCCTGACCCCTATACTAATGTCGCCGAGGCGAACTGCGAT GCGCTTGCTAATGAGTTGCCCCAGCTTGTCACACCCGCCTACGCGATCGAGACTGGCACCTACACCCTTGCCCCATGGCAAACTATTACTGAGGAGGGCATCAAGCTCAACACGCCCCCAGGCAAGCCGCTCGAGGATCCCAACATCTACAACGGACACGGCCGGATATTTGCCCCGGACGGCCGGAATCTCGTTCCTCACCCTGCCAAAGACTTTCAGGGTCTTCTCTACGTGGAT ATCGATCTTGACGAAATTCACCTTACCAAGTCCCTTGCTGACTTT GGCGGGCACTACATGCGCCCCGACCTCATCCGCCTCCTCGTTGACGGTAACCGCAAGGACCTTGTTGTCTCTGAGGACCGCATAAACGGAGGTATCAAATATACCAGCACCATGGACCGCGTTGGTCTCACCAAGCCTTTGGAGGCGCCGAAGCCTACTGACCAGAAAGAGTAA
- a CDS encoding protein zipB (transcript_id=CADANIAT00006290), with protein sequence MLLVSEPSVWDLYVTHTYETVVDKRTYRLRKESYIKSLEREILHLRTAKSDLTGETRKLRAEVRRLRQVIEQHGIVLPFTPPSLDSDITSPRQENSPQGAMATLCIDRDHLNNKRLAVFDDALTYGTSPGSVQTATEGVHLPDGSFTGQSEVVAAMNFILSLEAPCLDHVRAALGAPSAQSEMGHGHALTLTASVFRLYSDTSLLPEEDELLHVSKQTLSRLLELSVQVTTAEELTPTQVWAFLHQSPAFADPKTRQEKIMNVAQELARYGAVIPRDVVTRVVSQVIPPQGSWQQYRKLLLSLASALSDLHV encoded by the exons ATG CTTTTGGTCTCTGAGCCTTCAGTCTGGGATCTCTATGTGACTCATACTTACGAAACA GTGGTCGACAAAAG AACCTACCGGCTCCGCAAGGAAAGCTACATCAAGTCTCTTGagcgcgagatcctgcaCCTTCGCACTGCTAAGTCCGATTTAACAGGGGAAACCAGAAAGCTTAGGGCAGAGGTACGGCGGTTGCGCCAAGTGATTGAGCAGCATGGTATAGTCCTTCCGTTTACGCCGCCATCTCTTGATTCCGACATCACATCCCCAAGACAGGAGAATAGTCCGCAGGGAGCAATGGCGACGCTCTGCATAGATAGAGACCATCTGAACAATAAACGTCTGGCTGTCTTTGACGACGCTCTGACTTACGGGACGAGCCCTGGGTCGGTTCAAACTGCGACTGAAGGTGTTCACCTCCCGGACGGTTCCTTTACGGGCCAGTCGGAAGTTGTAGCAGCCATGAATTTCATCCTCAG CCTCGAGGCGCCCTGTCTAGACCACGTCCGCGCCGCACTAGGCGCCCCCTCTGCGCAAAGCGAAATGGGCCACGGCCATgccctaaccctaactgCTTCTGTCTTTCGCCTTTACAGCGACACCTCACTCTTAccagaggaggatgagctcCTTCATGTGTCGAAGCAGACATTAAGCCGACTGCTAGAGCTTTCTGTGCAGGTTACCACGGCCGAGGAGCTCACGCCGACCCAGGTGTGGGCGTTCCTTCACCAAAGCCCTGCGTTTGCAGACCCGAAGACACGACAAGAGAAGATCATGAATGTTGCGCAGGAGTTGGCAAG GTATGGAGCGGTTATTCCAAGAGATGTGGTTACGAGGGTTGTCTCTCAGGTTATCCCTCCACAAGGGTCATGGCAG CAGTACCGCAAActgctgctgagcctggctTCTGCCCTTTCAGATCTCCACGTATAA
- a CDS encoding alpha/beta hydrolase (transcript_id=CADANIAT00006291), which produces MTQSDFGAGAYGDRHCSAGGPDLLLLSSLRTLLLAHRSASYHRSKTTMLSLLLLSIASISTASSITWKNCTVANFPGLANLGVDSYIDQIGNASHLDCGELQVPLDWSRPHGENITLGMARYRATLPGKRLGSIIYNPGGPGGPGSISALAQAVGIPYYTNGTKDYYDVIGLDPRGIGLSTRVKCDPDLYNKRVSLFPTTEEEFHALVEKNRALGESCRNLTGELFYHVDTTSAARDLEAVRIALGDEKLNWIGLSYGTQLGGAYAELYPESVGRMVLDGNLDHSQSETGALQTEVSTYEDVLNQFFKWCNTTATDDECPLKGQDLPQIFDDLVAAANESPIEAPGCAGDQSACRSTVTGQDILINAQPYLVYERAQSKRSSANWPTLAQYLNNTIAGDATGFSSSLATSERDLSYPDIAIGCLDWRHDSTSLSDILYKLQLSSYLAPHTKGASQSYRYQVSCIGWPAPLVNPPHKLNQTSMAKAPPILMVNAFHDPETSYVWANNLLEQIPSGVLLTRDGNGHTSYSLGGEASVLIDAFLVNGTLPRRNTVVGS; this is translated from the coding sequence ATGACGCAGTCAGAttttggtgctggtgctTATGGTGATCGACACTGCTCTGCAGGTGGACCCGatctcttgctcttgtcctCCTTAAGAACGCTCTTGCTGGCACATCGCTCAGCTTCTTATCATCGTTCAAAGACCACGATGCTATCATTACTGCTTCTATCAATTGCATCCATTTCGACCGCGTCTTCCATCACTTGGAAGAACTGCACCGTGGCCAATTTTCCTGGCCTAGCGAACTTAGGGGTAGACTCGTATATCGACCAGATTGGGAATGCGTCTCATCTCGACTGCGGTGAACTCCAGGTGCCGCTAGACTGGAGCCGGCCTCATGGAGAGAACATCACTCTGGGAATGGCTCGCTACAGAGCTACGCTCCCTGGAAAGCGACTGGGCAGTATCATCTATAACCCTGGTGGCCCGGGAGGGCCCGGCTCGATTTCGGCTCTGGCACAGGCAGTAGGCATCCCTTACTACACGAATGGCACGAAGGACTACTACGATGTGATCGGTCTTGATCCCCGTGGGATCGGGTTGAGTACAAGAGTCAAGTGCGATCCAGACCTCTATAACAAGCGGGTTTCGCTGTTTCCGACGACTGAAGAGGAGTTTCATGCACTGGTTGAGAAGAACCGGGCGCTCGGGGAGAGCTGCCGAAATCTAACTGGAGAGTTGTTCTATCACGTTGACACCACGAGCGCTGCAAGGGATCTCGAGGCCGTTCGCATTGCCTTGGGTGACGAGAAGCTAAACTGGATCGGACTGTCCTACGGGACTCAGCTGGGCGGCGCCTATGCAGAGCTGTATCCCGAGAGCGTGGGACGCATGGTCCTCGACGGGAACCTGGATCATTCGCAGTCAGAAACGGGAGCTTTACAGACGGAAGTGTCGACTTACGAGGACGTTCTgaaccagttcttcaagtGGTGCAACACAACCGCAACGGACGACGAATGCCCGCTCAAGGGCCAGGATCTCCCCCAAATATTTGACGACCTGGTCGCTGCCGCTAACGAGTCGCCAATCGAGGCTCCCGGCTGCGCCGGCGACCAAAGCGCCTGCCGCTCCACGGTCACCGGCCAAgacatcctcatcaacgcccaACCCTACCTCGTCTATGAAAGAGCCCAGTCCAAGCGCTCGAGCGCCAACTGGCCTACCCTAGCCCAGTATCTTAACAACACAATTGCCGGTGACGCAACAGGCTTCTCGTCAAGCCTTGCGACATCAGAAAGAGACTTGTCCTATCCCGATATCGCGATCGGCTGCCTTGACTGGCGTCACGATTCCACCTCGCTCTCGGACATCCTCTACAAGTTGCAACTATCCTCTTACCTTGCGCCGCACACAAAGGGTGCTTCTCAGTCCTACCGGTACCAGGTCTCGTGCATCGGCTGGCCTGCGCCGCTCGTCAACCCGCCTCACAAACTCAACCAGACCAGCATGGCCAAGGCCCCGCCGATTCTCATGGTCAATGCATTCCACGACCCAGAGACGAGCTACGTCTGGGCGAACAATCTGCTAGAGCAAATCCCGAGCGGGGTGCTACTGACCAGGGATGGGAATGGGCATACGAGTTACTCGTTGGGCGGGGAGGCAAGTGTCCTGATCGATGCGTTTTTGGTCAACGGAACGTTGCCGAGGAGGAATACTGTTGTTGGTTCGTGA
- a CDS encoding MFS transporter (transcript_id=CADANIAT00006292) has product MAGRHEHEHAPANAHELSRVEDASYESGLSSSDSDSIDTQPRRRQGSTASTLQTRSSSRTRPAEISRIYSGVHLDDHSVYQGEDDHDSLGEESNEKDANPEVEVDNGIVTEKDRDLEANRQGATAEIEKSRTGRSAQSSDPKLVTWNGPDDPENPKNWPMKKKWAIVVTVSCFTFISPVSSSMVAPALTTLARDLGITDAIESQLTLSIFVLAYAFGPLFLGPLSEIYGRMMVLQLANLFYLVFNIACGVAKTKAQMIVFRFFAGLGGSAPLAIGGGVLSDCFRPEERGKSVAIYSLAPLLGPAVGPIAGGFIAENTTWRWVFYATTIADGVIQIAGLILLKETYAPKILRTRAIRLRKETGDLSYQTEVERQKKTLSETIRSALIRPFRLLFTQPIVQAIAVYLAYTYGIMYLVLSTFPSLWTGEQYYNESIGIGGLNYISLGIGFWLGSQICAPLNDRIYRSLKARNNGVGKPEFRVPLLCVPAFLTPAGLFIYGWTGQYQTHWIAPNIGAAIFGMGTIVTFQCAQTYMIDSYTRFAASALAASAFLRSICGFAFPLFAPYMYDALHYGWGNSLLGFISLGLGIPAPVFLWKFGALLRKKSTYAAG; this is encoded by the exons ATGGCGGGACGCCATGAGCATGAGCATGCACCTGCAAATGCACACGAGTTGTCTCGAGTCGAAGACGCCAGTTATGAATCCGGTCTGTCGAGCTCGGATTCAGACTCTATAGATACGCAGCCGCGACGGAGACAAGGATCAACTGCTAGTACTCTGCAGACGAGGTCGAGTTCTCGAACGAGACCGGCTGAGATCAGTCGCATATACTCTGGCGTGCATCTCGACGACCATTCCGTCTATCAGGGCGAGGACGATCATGATAGTTTAGGGGAGGAGAGTAATGAGAAAGATGCGAATCCCGAAGTGGAGGTCGACAACGGAATCGTCACCGAGAAAGATCGAGACCTGGAGGCAAACAGACAGGGTGCAACAGCTGAGATAGAGAAGTCTCGAACAGGGCGCTCGGCGCAGTCCTCAGACCCCAAACTG GTTACGTGGAATGGTCCTGACGATCCTGAGAACCCCAAAAATTGGcccatgaagaagaaatgggcGATTGTGGTAACGGTTTCGTGCTTTACGTTCATCTCGCCGGTTTCATCATCCATGGTGGCGCCAGCGTTGACTACTTTGGCCCGAGATCTGGGGATCACGGATGCGATAGAGTCCCAGCTTACGCTGTCCATCTTTGTTCTAGCCTACGCCTTTGGACCGCTCTTCCTCGGGCCTCTGTCTGAGATCTATGGGAGGATGATGGTTCTGCAACTGGCCAATCTGTTTTACCTGGTGTTCAATATCGCCTGTGGTGTTGCGAAGACCAAGGCGCAGATGATCgtctttcgcttctttgctgGCTTAGGCGGCAGTGCTCCCCTAGCG ATTGGCGGTGGCGTTTTATCAGACTGCTTCCGACCCGAAGAACGAGGCAAGAGTGTTGCCATTTACAGTCTTGCTCCCCTCCTCGGCCCAGCAGTCGGCCCTATTGCCGGTGGATTTATCGCAGAGAACACAACCTGGCGCTGGGTGTTCTATGCAACCACTATCGCCGACGGCGTCATTCAGATCGCAGGCCTGATCTTATTGAAGGAGACCTACGCGCCCAAGATTTTGCGAACGCGGGCAATAAGACTCCGCAAGGAGACCGGTGATCTATCCTACCAAACCGAAGTCGAGCGCCAAAAAAAGACCCTCAGCGAGACCATCCGCTCAGCTCTCATCCGCCCCTTCCGCCTCCTGTTTACGCAGCCCATCGTCCAAGCCATTGCCGTGTACCTCGCCTACACCTACGGAATAATgtacctcgtcctctccacGTTCCCGAGCCTATGGACTGGCGAACAATACTATAATGAATCCATCGGCATCGGCGGCCTAAACTATATCTCCCTCGGAATTGGCTTCTGGCTGGGCTCTCAGATCTGTGCTCCACTCAACGACCGCATTTACCGCAGCCTGAAAGCCCGCAACAACGGCGTTGGCAAACCCGAGTTTCGCGTCCCACTCCTCTGCGTCCCGGCCTTCCTCACCCCTGCCGGCCTCTTCATCTACGGCTGGACAGGTCAGTACCAAACACACTGGATAGCGCCGAACATTGGCGCGGCGATTTTCGGCATGGGAACGATCGTCACCTTCCAATGCGCGCAAACATACATGATCGACTCGTATACGAGATTCGCGGCGAGCGCGTTGGCAGCGAGTGCGTTTTTGCGGTCAATTTGCGGCTTCGCGTTTCCGCTTTTCGCACCGTATATGTATGACGCGTTGCATTATGGATGGGGGAATAGTTTGCTAGGCTTCATCAGCTTGGGTTTGGGAATCCCGGCGCCAGTATTTCTTTGGAAGTTTGGGGCgttgctgaggaagaagagtaCATATGCGGCGGGTTGA
- a CDS encoding DUF3237 domain-containing protein (transcript_id=CADANIAT00006293), which translates to MGRTVDQEVHAAFVEFRAKEDDKCLSVQCIYCQQIRAKNTSRQKQHLLECPGLRGAQAQPQTQPQATANGITAPNGYPPNPNPAGATAPGAAPGHGALSTPGAGMIPNGVGSHTTPMQTPLQNLAGRPSLPATGPVAGPSTGAPQPQPPRTTPKAKPKTSTSSLPAPPLDDVHAAFVEFRAKEEDKCLSVQCIYCQQVRAKNTSRQRQHLLECPTYLSVMKDSIPANNLLHTFPEGEVARSLQLPVPTLELDFRLSLKVNPKVGVGPSIWGLRDWVTFVGGQWAGRWGKGVVVPGGQDSQVTVRDSTSLRANFLLQTADDPPAFIVVKTNGWLTGAKDVLDKLNDPQLADGINANSYKYRVNLSMETGDDRYTFLNNLMWVASGCRRGQEIILDAFRVN; encoded by the exons ATGGGTCGGACTGTCGACCAGGAAGTTCACGCGGCGTTTGTCGAGTTCCGCGCCAAGGAAGACGATAAG TGTCTCTCCGTCCAGTGCATCTACTGTCAGCAGATCCGCGCGAAGAACACCTCGCGCCAGAAGCAGCATCTGCTCGAGTGCCCTGGCCTTCGCGGTGCccaagctcaacctcaaacCCAGCCGCAGGCAACTGCGAATGGCATCACCGCTCCAAATGGATACCCCCCAAATCCTAACCCTGCAGGTGCGACGgcacccggcgctgccccGGGTCACGGCGCCCTCTCGACACCGGGAGCTGGCATGATACCTAATGGTGTTGGCTCCCATACAACTCCTATGCAGACGCCCCTGCAGAACCTCGCTGGACGTCCCTCGTTGCCAGCTACCGGTCCTGTCGCGGGCCCTTCGACGGGCGCTCCGCAGCCACAGCCTCCTCGCACGACGCCGAAAGCGAAACCAAAgacctcaacttcaagccTCCCTGCCCCTCCTCTAGATGATGTGCACGCTGCATTTGTCGAGTTCCGCGcgaaagaggaagacaag TGTCTCTCCGTGCAGTGTATTTATTGCCAACAGGTTCGCGCAAAGAATACCAGCCGACAGCGCCAACATCTGCTAGAATGCCCGACCTACTTGAGTGTCATGAAAGATTCGATCCCTGCGAACAACTTGCTCCACACATTCCCCGAAGGCGAAGTCGCTCGGTCTTTGCAGCTTCCTGTACCGACACTTGAGTTGGATTTCCGTCTCAGCCTCAAGGTAAACCCCAAGGTCGGAGTCGGCCCTAGTATCTGGGGTTTGCGCGATTGGGTCACGTTTGTTGGTGGCCAGTGGGCGGGACGATGGGGTAAGGGAGTAGTCGTG CCGGGTGGACAAGACTCCCAGGTGACTGTTAGGGATTCTACAAGCCTTCGAGCGAACTTCCTTCTGCAAACTGCCGATGATCCTCCTGCATTCATTGTCGTCAAGACCAATGGGTGGTTGACAGGCGCGAAAGATGTGCTGGATAAGCTCAATGACCCTCAACTTGCGGATGGGATTAATGCCAACTCATATAAATACCGCGTTAACCTCTCCATGGAAACTGGAGATGACCGTTATACCTTCCTTAACAACTTGATGTGGGTTGCCAGTGGCTGCCGCAGAGGCCAAGAAA TTATTCTTGATGCATTCCGCGTCAACTAA